From the Gemmatimonadales bacterium genome, one window contains:
- a CDS encoding SRPBCC family protein — MRTVDRRIVRAPAAAMFEAAADVERWPEHLPHYRWVRFNDRRADGGVVEMAAFRPFGPLAWPVWWESEMWIDAARREVRYRHVRGITRGMDVVWSVVPRGTNETEVTIVHTWEGPSWPLIRVPAAEWVIGPVFVHGIASRTLAGLARAVEATHE, encoded by the coding sequence ATGCGAACGGTAGACCGGAGAATCGTGCGGGCGCCCGCGGCCGCGATGTTCGAGGCCGCCGCCGACGTGGAGCGCTGGCCCGAACACCTGCCGCACTATCGGTGGGTGCGTTTCAACGACCGGCGCGCCGATGGCGGGGTGGTGGAAATGGCTGCGTTCCGACCCTTCGGACCGCTGGCCTGGCCGGTGTGGTGGGAATCGGAGATGTGGATCGATGCGGCGCGCCGCGAAGTGCGGTATCGACACGTCCGGGGCATTACCCGGGGAATGGATGTCGTCTGGAGTGTCGTTCCACGCGGGACCAACGAAACGGAAGTTACCATCGTGCATACCTGGGAAGGTCCATCCTGGCCGCTGATCCGAGTGCCAGCCGCCGAGTGGGTCATCGGTCCCGTCTTCGTGCACGGCATCGCGTCGCGCACCCTCGCCGGCCTCGCGCGCGCCGTGGAGGCCACCCATGAGTGA
- a CDS encoding sigma-70 family RNA polymerase sigma factor: MSTAPPTETAFERDVLPHLDLMYRVALRLTGDPANAEDLVQDTVLKAFRAWETFRQGTNARGWLLTILRNTFINDYRRRRRAPVTVDIDVAEPHALVHEQAGHDPEGEFFRLLVDDRIVTAIDALPEEFREVVVLSDVEGLSYAQIAETLGVPVGTVKSRLFRARRQLQGTLLEYAIESGIVRPGKEA; this comes from the coding sequence ATGTCCACCGCCCCACCGACCGAGACCGCGTTCGAACGAGATGTCCTCCCGCATCTCGACCTGATGTACCGGGTGGCGTTGCGGCTCACGGGCGACCCGGCCAACGCCGAAGACCTGGTGCAGGACACCGTCCTCAAGGCCTTCCGGGCCTGGGAGACCTTCCGGCAGGGAACCAACGCCCGCGGCTGGCTGTTGACCATCTTGAGGAACACGTTCATCAACGACTACCGACGGCGGCGTCGGGCGCCCGTCACGGTGGACATCGACGTGGCCGAACCGCATGCCCTGGTGCACGAGCAGGCAGGGCACGATCCTGAAGGAGAATTCTTCCGGCTGCTGGTCGACGATCGCATCGTGACCGCGATTGACGCCCTCCCTGAAGAGTTTCGCGAGGTCGTGGTCCTCAGCGACGTGGAGGGCTTGAGCTACGCCCAGATCGCGGAGACGCTGGGAGTGCCGGTGGGAACGGTGAAGTCCCGGCTCTTCCGCGCCCGCAGGCAACTGCAGGGCACGCTCTTGGAATACGCGATCGAGTCCGGCATCGTCCGCCCGGGGAAGGAAGCATGA
- a CDS encoding methyltransferase domain-containing protein: MTSPAAAPLGTELLDDPDADPVVVARSLANISRANRWFGGRAAALWGIDQLLRDAGTRRAVTLLDIGTGAGDLPVAAVRRAARRGQVLHPIGLERSPVAAALAAARGVPTILGCAGHLPVREDAVDIILLSQVVHHLAADAVVDLFRAVSRLARIGVVIADLRRSELAVAGFRLGSAILGFDPVTRADGITSVRRGYHAGELKALTARAGHTAHVAHRPGFRLVAYWSTA, encoded by the coding sequence GTGACATCCCCCGCCGCTGCTCCCCTGGGCACCGAACTGCTCGACGATCCCGACGCCGACCCGGTCGTCGTTGCCCGTTCGCTCGCCAATATTTCCCGCGCCAACCGGTGGTTCGGCGGCCGGGCGGCGGCGCTGTGGGGCATCGATCAATTGCTGCGCGACGCGGGCACCCGTCGTGCCGTTACCCTGCTGGACATCGGGACCGGCGCGGGCGACCTCCCGGTCGCGGCGGTGCGGCGCGCGGCCCGACGCGGCCAGGTGCTGCACCCCATCGGCCTCGAGCGAAGTCCCGTCGCCGCGGCGCTTGCGGCGGCGCGCGGCGTGCCGACCATTCTCGGCTGCGCCGGCCACCTGCCGGTGCGGGAGGACGCAGTCGACATCATCCTGCTCAGCCAGGTGGTACATCATCTGGCAGCGGACGCGGTCGTCGATCTCTTTCGCGCGGTCAGTCGGCTGGCCAGAATCGGCGTCGTGATCGCGGACCTCAGGCGCTCCGAGCTGGCGGTCGCCGGTTTCCGCCTCGGCAGCGCCATCCTCGGCTTCGACCCCGTGACGCGCGCCGACGGGATCACCTCCGTCCGTCGCGGGTACCACGCCGGGGAACTGAAAGCACTCACCGCTCGCGCCGGCCACACGGCCCATGTCGCCCACCGGCCCGGCTTTCGCCTGGTGGCGTACTGGAGCACGGCCTGA
- a CDS encoding M24 family metallopeptidase: protein MSSQALPDRKQLADGLDAVGADGWLLFDFHGLNPVAGRVLGLGGMGSRRLFVLLPRDGEPVAVVHKIEMQPLEGFPGKLLPYARWEELHAALGSIVKGRTLAMEISPDDAVPYLDRVPHGVIQLITKLGGTVVPSSGLVTRFASRWSAAELADHRYAAEALADIARSELAWAVTQGGTGLTETALQARVVAAMEARGLKLTTLPIVGFGANAANPHYEPEAGKDATLAKNQVILLDLWGGKGSTTTVFADQTWMGFSGTEVPAEVEEVWRTVRDARDAAIAAVQQGAREGRPVGGFEGDRAARGVIEKAGYGEYFVHRTGHSIDRDLHGSGPHLDDYETHDDRVLMPGVGFSVEPGIYISGRIGVRSEINMYWGPDGPEVTPAAPQRELIKIGG, encoded by the coding sequence ATGAGCTCCCAGGCATTGCCCGATCGCAAGCAGCTGGCCGACGGGCTCGACGCGGTTGGCGCCGACGGCTGGCTTCTGTTCGACTTCCACGGTCTCAATCCCGTGGCCGGCCGGGTGCTCGGTCTGGGCGGGATGGGGAGCCGCCGGCTCTTTGTGCTGCTGCCCCGGGACGGGGAGCCGGTGGCGGTCGTCCACAAGATCGAGATGCAGCCCCTCGAGGGGTTTCCCGGCAAGCTCTTGCCCTACGCCCGGTGGGAGGAGTTGCACGCCGCGCTGGGCTCGATCGTCAAGGGCCGTACCCTGGCGATGGAGATCTCACCCGACGACGCCGTTCCCTACCTCGACCGGGTGCCCCACGGGGTCATCCAGCTCATCACCAAGCTCGGGGGGACCGTCGTGCCCTCGTCGGGGCTGGTGACCCGGTTTGCGTCGCGATGGAGCGCCGCGGAGCTGGCTGACCATCGGTATGCGGCTGAGGCGCTGGCGGACATTGCGCGCAGCGAGCTCGCCTGGGCCGTCACGCAGGGGGGCACGGGGCTGACGGAGACCGCGCTGCAGGCCAGGGTGGTGGCGGCCATGGAGGCTCGGGGACTGAAGCTGACCACATTGCCCATCGTGGGCTTCGGCGCCAACGCCGCCAACCCGCACTACGAGCCTGAGGCGGGCAAGGACGCCACGCTCGCCAAGAACCAGGTCATCCTCCTCGATCTGTGGGGTGGGAAGGGCAGCACCACGACCGTCTTCGCCGACCAGACCTGGATGGGGTTCTCAGGGACCGAGGTCCCGGCGGAGGTCGAGGAGGTCTGGCGGACCGTGCGGGACGCCCGGGATGCCGCGATCGCCGCGGTACAACAGGGGGCGAGGGAGGGGCGCCCGGTGGGCGGCTTCGAGGGGGACCGGGCGGCGCGCGGGGTGATCGAGAAGGCGGGGTACGGGGAGTACTTCGTGCACCGGACAGGCCACTCCATCGACCGGGACCTCCACGGCTCTGGCCCCCATCTGGACGACTACGAGACCCATGACGACCGGGTCCTGATGCCGGGGGTCGGCTTCTCGGTGGAGCCGGGTATCTATATATCTGGGCGGATCGGGGTCCGAAGCGAGATCAACATGTACTGGGGTCCGGACGGCCCGGAAGTGACCCCGGCCGCCCCCCAGCGGGAGCTGATCAAGATTGGGGGGTAG
- the fabF gene encoding beta-ketoacyl-ACP synthase II, which translates to MSDTRRVVITGIGAITPIGIGVEALWAGLQRGESAVRTITRFDPAPFRTRIAAQVDDFHATDHIEERKARRIDRFGQFSVAASRMALADAELDLAKEDRDRVGVMMGTALGGIGMAEGEHARYVEGGIRAVDPGLALMVFAGAASCNVAIAFGVTGPNSTNGMSCASGTIAIGDGFRSIMRGDADVMIAGGAEAPLAPLSFGAFAIIRAMSTRNDDPGTASRPFDVGRDGFVMGEGAAVLVLEERQHALARGAKIYAELCGFGLTNDAYHMTAPRADGAQAARAMRLALAEGRVEPSDIEYVNAHGSSTPLNDSTETSALKQVFGAHARQLAISGTKGFYGHALGASGAIEAAICALASHRGWLPPTLNLQVPDPACDLDYLASGGRAAAPEYLLSNSFGFGGINAALVLRRAD; encoded by the coding sequence ATGAGTGACACGCGACGGGTCGTCATCACCGGAATCGGTGCCATCACGCCGATCGGGATCGGCGTCGAAGCGCTCTGGGCCGGCCTGCAGCGGGGCGAGTCGGCCGTGCGGACCATCACCCGGTTCGACCCCGCTCCCTTCCGGACACGGATCGCCGCGCAAGTGGACGACTTCCATGCCACCGACCACATCGAGGAGCGGAAGGCGCGGCGGATCGACCGGTTCGGCCAGTTCAGCGTGGCGGCGAGCCGGATGGCGCTGGCCGACGCCGAGCTCGACCTGGCCAAGGAGGACCGCGACCGGGTCGGCGTCATGATGGGGACCGCACTCGGCGGTATTGGCATGGCGGAGGGGGAGCACGCCCGATATGTCGAGGGCGGGATCCGGGCGGTGGATCCAGGACTGGCGCTGATGGTCTTCGCGGGGGCGGCGAGCTGCAATGTGGCCATCGCATTCGGGGTGACCGGCCCGAACAGCACCAACGGGATGAGTTGCGCCTCGGGCACCATCGCCATCGGCGACGGCTTCCGGTCCATCATGCGGGGCGACGCGGACGTGATGATCGCCGGCGGCGCCGAGGCGCCGCTCGCCCCGCTCAGCTTCGGGGCGTTCGCCATTATCCGCGCCATGTCCACCCGCAACGACGACCCGGGGACCGCGAGCCGCCCCTTCGATGTCGGCCGGGACGGCTTCGTCATGGGCGAGGGCGCCGCGGTTCTGGTGCTGGAGGAGCGTCAGCACGCGCTGGCGCGAGGCGCCAAGATCTACGCCGAACTCTGCGGCTTTGGCCTCACCAACGACGCCTACCACATGACCGCCCCACGCGCCGACGGCGCGCAGGCCGCCCGGGCCATGCGCCTGGCGCTTGCCGAGGGGCGCGTGGAGCCGTCCGACATCGAGTATGTCAACGCGCACGGGTCATCCACGCCGCTCAACGATTCGACCGAAACCTCCGCGCTCAAGCAGGTCTTCGGCGCGCACGCGCGGCAGCTGGCCATCAGCGGCACCAAGGGGTTCTACGGCCACGCCCTCGGGGCGAGCGGCGCCATCGAGGCGGCCATCTGCGCGCTGGCCAGTCACCGCGGATGGCTCCCGCCGACGCTGAACCTCCAGGTTCCCGACCCCGCCTGCGACCTCGATTATCTTGCGAGCGGCGGTCGCGCCGCGGCACCCGAGTACCTGCTCAGCAACTCCTTCGGGTTTGGCGGCATCAACGCTGCGCTGGTGCTGCGCCGCGCCGACTGA
- a CDS encoding flavin reductase family protein: MSRPDLDPADFRQLLGRFATGVTIITLTLPDGQPAGMTANSLTSVSLDPPLVLVCIDHAAELYGALLAAPGFVINILEASQETLSRRFAAKHLDRFDGIGYHTSPEGQPVLEGVLASIECVPHATFPGGDHTIVVGRVLRGATTDGAPLVYFRGGYTDLNHG, encoded by the coding sequence ATGAGCCGGCCCGACCTCGACCCCGCCGACTTCCGCCAGCTCCTCGGACGGTTCGCCACGGGCGTCACCATCATCACGCTGACGCTGCCCGACGGCCAGCCGGCGGGAATGACCGCCAACAGCCTGACCTCCGTATCCCTCGATCCACCGCTCGTGCTTGTCTGCATCGACCACGCCGCCGAACTGTATGGCGCGCTGCTCGCCGCCCCCGGATTCGTGATCAACATCCTCGAGGCGTCACAGGAAACGCTCTCCCGGCGTTTCGCCGCGAAGCACCTCGACCGGTTTGACGGTATCGGCTATCACACCTCGCCGGAGGGGCAGCCGGTCCTCGAGGGCGTCCTCGCCTCGATCGAGTGCGTGCCGCACGCCACCTTCCCCGGCGGAGATCACACGATCGTGGTCGGCCGCGTCCTGCGCGGCGCCACGACGGACGGGGCCCCGCTGGTGTACTTCCGGGGCGGATACACCGACCTCAACCACGGGTGA
- a CDS encoding FAD-dependent monooxygenase, whose protein sequence is MSATDADVLIAGAGPAGSAAAVHLARAGWRVVVVDRATFPRDKPCSEYMSPEAVRLLDGLGVVADLEAAGAVALAGTTVIAPRGSRLTGLFREATPGPFRPSGLSLPRRILDARLVRAAREAGAEVREQTRVEGLLHDRGAVAGVLVRGPDGRHAPIRARLTIGADGLGSLVSRRIGRRISARPRRVAFVAHLSGVSGMGATAEMHVGDDGYVGLNRIGADLYNVALVVPQHRAANARGDATGFFFAALEGFPGVRGRIDPTRLEREVLVTGPFASRAGRVTAPGALLVGDAADFFDPFTGQGIFSALRGAQMAADTACGALEQPGIPSATALAPYRQLRRQAFAGKWIVERLIGYGMYLPSVFDHAVGRLGRRPDMAHTLIGVTGDFVPTGRVLNPRFLTRMML, encoded by the coding sequence GTGAGCGCGACCGACGCGGATGTCCTGATCGCCGGCGCCGGGCCCGCCGGCAGCGCCGCGGCCGTGCACCTTGCCCGTGCCGGCTGGCGCGTCGTGGTGGTGGACCGCGCCACTTTCCCGCGGGACAAGCCCTGTTCCGAGTACATGAGCCCCGAAGCGGTCCGGCTGCTCGATGGCCTCGGTGTGGTCGCCGATCTCGAAGCCGCGGGGGCCGTCGCCCTCGCAGGCACAACGGTCATCGCTCCCCGCGGGAGCCGCCTGACCGGGCTCTTCCGGGAGGCCACACCGGGGCCGTTCCGACCGTCGGGACTGTCGCTGCCGCGGCGCATTCTCGACGCCAGACTGGTGCGGGCCGCCCGCGAGGCGGGCGCCGAGGTCCGGGAACAGACCAGGGTCGAGGGACTGCTGCACGATCGGGGCGCGGTGGCGGGTGTGCTGGTCAGGGGCCCCGATGGACGCCATGCGCCGATTCGTGCGCGGCTCACCATCGGAGCCGACGGCCTCGGTTCGCTGGTTTCGCGACGTATCGGCCGGCGGATCAGCGCACGCCCCCGCCGCGTGGCCTTCGTGGCCCACCTCAGCGGGGTGTCGGGCATGGGCGCCACCGCCGAAATGCACGTCGGCGACGATGGCTATGTCGGACTCAACCGGATCGGCGCCGACCTGTACAACGTGGCGCTGGTCGTTCCGCAGCACCGTGCGGCGAACGCCCGCGGTGATGCGACCGGCTTCTTCTTTGCCGCGCTCGAGGGCTTTCCGGGTGTACGCGGCCGCATCGATCCCACCCGCCTGGAGCGGGAGGTGCTGGTGACCGGGCCGTTCGCCTCCCGGGCCGGCCGCGTCACCGCCCCCGGCGCCCTCCTGGTCGGCGATGCGGCCGACTTCTTCGACCCATTCACCGGCCAGGGCATCTTTTCCGCGCTGCGCGGCGCGCAAATGGCGGCCGACACGGCGTGCGGCGCGCTGGAACAGCCGGGCATCCCGTCGGCCACTGCCCTCGCACCGTACCGGCAGCTCCGGCGACAGGCGTTCGCCGGAAAGTGGATCGTCGAGCGGCTCATCGGGTACGGGATGTACCTTCCATCCGTCTTCGACCACGCCGTCGGCCGGCTGGGCCGACGCCCCGACATGGCGCACACCCTGATCGGTGTCACCGGCGACTTCGTGCCGACCGGTCGCGTTCTCAACCCACGATTCCTGACCCGGATGATGCTATGA
- a CDS encoding DUF92 domain-containing protein, translated as MLQAALVAAAVAGGAWRVGALTRSGALAAAAIGTATLAAGGWLAGVVLMAFFLPSSAISRLWPGPLSPLDPKGDRRDAWQVLANGGAPALALTIGGPGAAIAFAAGLSAAAADTWATAVGAHSSVQPRHILTLQVVPPGTSGGITALGTAGAGIGSAFVAASAVPIIGWIGALAVVGIGMGGMVLDAVLGAGVQGRFRCEHCHQESERTVHRCGHPTRFLGGWAWMSNDWVNALATIAATAAGWAAGHRWSGLL; from the coding sequence ATGTTGCAGGCCGCCCTCGTGGCAGCTGCCGTGGCCGGCGGCGCATGGCGCGTCGGCGCGCTGACGCGCTCGGGGGCACTGGCCGCGGCGGCCATCGGCACCGCCACCCTCGCCGCAGGAGGGTGGTTGGCCGGCGTGGTCCTGATGGCCTTCTTCCTCCCCAGCAGCGCCATCTCCCGGCTCTGGCCCGGTCCCCTCTCCCCCCTGGACCCGAAGGGCGACCGACGTGACGCCTGGCAAGTGCTCGCGAACGGTGGCGCCCCGGCGCTCGCCCTCACCATCGGCGGCCCCGGCGCGGCAATCGCCTTCGCGGCCGGGCTCTCGGCCGCCGCCGCCGATACCTGGGCCACCGCCGTCGGCGCCCACAGTTCCGTCCAGCCGCGGCACATCCTGACCCTTCAGGTGGTACCACCAGGGACCAGCGGAGGAATCACGGCGCTCGGAACCGCCGGCGCAGGGATCGGGTCCGCGTTCGTCGCGGCGTCCGCCGTGCCGATCATCGGATGGATTGGTGCGCTGGCGGTCGTCGGCATCGGCATGGGCGGGATGGTGCTCGACGCAGTGCTTGGTGCCGGAGTGCAGGGTAGGTTCCGATGTGAGCATTGCCATCAGGAAAGCGAACGGACCGTCCACCGCTGCGGCCACCCGACGCGATTCCTCGGAGGTTGGGCCTGGATGAGCAACGACTGGGTGAACGCACTCGCGACCATCGCCGCCACGGCGGCCGGCTGGGCCGCCGGACATCGCTGGAGCGGGTTGTTGTGA
- a CDS encoding TonB-dependent receptor, giving the protein MKQSCVSAFTRAARYLALTAVVLVTGASTLFAQASTGKIEGKVRDQQGAPIANAQVIIIGTKFGAQTNADGYYFINLVPAGSVTLQASFIGYKKTQVTDLRVLSGQTITADITMESTPVEVTEITVVAAQNELVPRDAVTTKQSVQGNYTEKLPVDRITNALALQPGVVASTGGGTLSIRGGRTDEQAVYVDGVPVGAGNRGGGFVTAGGNTLSIGTNGFEDASITTGASSAQFGGAQSGIISISTRTGGDKFSGAVGFESDGLFGNSVSLGFNRVTASLGGPIVNNLSFFVSGALEGAASTGAGQDRANSPYFVQAGTDTIVAVPSELGNATSDTTFVTVDNFAVYTGKCDQTMSYAGINIQNSTNPDIANNYGVDCQGIRLPGTANSNYAVQGKLNYTYGAGSRIFLSANASQAQGRNFTYANLYNPQDIFGNTGTNRVYTLGWTQNLAKSSARALALDVTLSYQMDEFIQSPLTRASEVDSRNPFGGFMISPLKYQFDFDNFPLNQDLLDNFQQNKAGSRRSPYDLENTAQYSLVDKWRNNAYGLLGFSEAGGPTGRLFLNQENRFLGAANLDWQVDRYNRLKIGGGFTNYDIKSYSSQMTSQAFSDFYMEKPVAYTGYAEDRLDLGDVVLVAGLRYDYYNSNASHPQYCDSTGACQPTVRISSNPLWDPNDIQASLDTIYTPDQSHDYLSPHIQVSFPVSDRTNMRFSYAHQVQPPDFALVLGGINTDLAVTNTNHVYGSDLDFGTTITFEFGIRHAFSDDFVLDFSAYNRDAQANQAGRLLSLYDPLKLQNQDIRMMTNADYGNYRGFDIRVDKRIGSLFNGTLAYSFSDAKNTGSDPFTYINFGSRIVNQISGGNDPPPSAYLPTTYTRPHNLAGSFSMTFPNEWNAGSTMGSILENVGFYATFRVASGTAYTRCPVETGNESVISTGVCARQFQGDVNGSRLPTFRNADLRVTKGFRFGGVDLTGYVDVRNLFNFTNTTAVFAENNSIQNTAELNETWSGDSSGYADEAKANNGGSAYTANGDMILPSTGACGNWVTQDGKAAAPNCIYLIRAEERFGNGDGTFTQAEQRRASEALYYTNRSEASFTAAPRRIRLGLELNF; this is encoded by the coding sequence ATGAAGCAAAGTTGTGTGAGCGCCTTCACCCGTGCAGCGCGGTACCTTGCGTTGACGGCAGTCGTTCTGGTGACGGGAGCCTCGACGCTCTTCGCCCAGGCCTCGACTGGTAAGATTGAAGGCAAGGTGCGCGACCAGCAGGGCGCGCCAATCGCGAACGCGCAGGTCATCATCATCGGTACCAAGTTCGGCGCGCAGACCAACGCCGACGGCTACTACTTCATCAACCTCGTTCCCGCCGGCAGCGTCACGCTGCAGGCATCCTTCATCGGGTACAAGAAGACGCAGGTCACCGACCTCCGCGTCCTCTCCGGCCAGACGATCACGGCCGACATCACGATGGAGTCCACGCCCGTCGAAGTGACCGAAATCACGGTCGTGGCGGCGCAGAACGAGCTGGTGCCGCGAGACGCGGTCACCACCAAGCAGTCCGTGCAGGGCAATTACACCGAGAAGCTGCCGGTCGACCGGATCACCAACGCCCTGGCGTTGCAGCCGGGCGTCGTGGCGAGCACCGGCGGCGGGACGCTCTCCATTCGTGGCGGCCGGACCGACGAGCAGGCCGTGTACGTTGACGGTGTGCCGGTTGGCGCGGGCAACCGCGGCGGCGGATTCGTCACCGCTGGCGGCAACACGCTCTCCATCGGCACCAACGGCTTCGAAGACGCCTCGATCACGACGGGCGCCTCGTCCGCGCAGTTCGGCGGCGCGCAGTCGGGCATCATCTCGATCTCAACCCGGACCGGCGGCGACAAGTTCAGCGGCGCGGTCGGCTTTGAGTCCGACGGGCTCTTCGGCAACAGCGTGAGCCTCGGCTTCAACCGGGTCACCGCCAGCCTCGGCGGCCCGATCGTCAACAACCTGTCGTTCTTCGTCAGCGGTGCGCTCGAAGGCGCCGCCAGCACGGGCGCCGGGCAGGACCGGGCTAACTCGCCGTACTTCGTTCAGGCCGGTACCGACACCATCGTGGCGGTTCCCAGCGAACTCGGCAACGCGACCTCCGACACGACGTTCGTGACGGTCGACAACTTCGCCGTCTATACCGGCAAGTGCGACCAGACCATGAGCTACGCCGGAATCAACATCCAGAACAGCACCAACCCGGACATCGCCAATAACTACGGCGTGGATTGTCAGGGGATCCGCCTGCCTGGCACGGCCAACTCGAATTACGCCGTCCAGGGCAAGCTGAACTACACCTACGGCGCGGGCTCGCGCATCTTCCTCAGCGCGAACGCCAGCCAGGCCCAGGGACGCAACTTCACGTATGCGAACCTGTACAACCCGCAGGATATCTTCGGGAACACGGGCACCAACCGGGTCTACACCCTCGGCTGGACCCAGAACCTGGCGAAGTCCTCGGCGCGGGCCCTGGCGCTCGACGTCACGCTGTCGTACCAGATGGACGAGTTCATCCAGTCGCCGTTGACCCGGGCGTCCGAGGTCGACAGCCGCAACCCGTTCGGCGGGTTCATGATCTCGCCCCTGAAGTACCAGTTCGACTTCGACAACTTCCCGCTCAACCAGGACTTGCTCGACAACTTCCAGCAGAACAAGGCGGGCAGCCGGCGTTCCCCGTACGACTTGGAGAACACCGCCCAGTACTCCCTGGTCGACAAGTGGCGGAACAATGCCTACGGCCTCCTCGGCTTCTCCGAAGCCGGTGGCCCGACGGGCCGGCTCTTCCTGAACCAGGAAAACCGGTTCCTTGGCGCTGCCAACCTCGACTGGCAGGTCGATCGGTACAACCGCCTCAAGATCGGCGGCGGCTTTACCAACTACGACATCAAGTCCTACTCCTCGCAGATGACCAGTCAGGCCTTCTCTGATTTCTACATGGAGAAGCCGGTGGCCTACACCGGGTATGCGGAAGACCGGCTCGACCTCGGCGACGTGGTCCTCGTGGCCGGCCTCCGGTACGACTACTACAACTCCAATGCCTCGCACCCGCAGTACTGCGACTCGACGGGCGCGTGCCAGCCGACGGTCCGTATTTCGAGCAACCCGCTCTGGGATCCGAACGATATCCAGGCGTCGCTCGACACCATCTACACGCCGGACCAGTCGCACGACTACCTGTCGCCACACATCCAGGTGTCGTTCCCGGTGAGCGACCGCACCAACATGCGGTTCTCCTACGCCCACCAGGTCCAGCCGCCGGACTTTGCGCTGGTGCTCGGCGGGATCAACACCGACCTGGCCGTGACGAACACCAACCACGTCTATGGATCGGACCTGGACTTCGGCACCACGATCACCTTCGAGTTCGGCATCCGGCACGCCTTCTCGGATGACTTCGTGCTCGACTTCTCGGCCTACAACCGCGACGCCCAGGCCAACCAGGCCGGCCGTCTGCTGTCGCTCTACGATCCGCTCAAGCTGCAGAACCAGGACATCCGCATGATGACGAACGCGGACTACGGGAACTACCGCGGCTTCGACATTCGGGTGGACAAGCGGATCGGCAGCCTGTTCAACGGCACGCTGGCGTACTCCTTCAGCGACGCCAAGAACACCGGTTCAGATCCGTTCACGTACATCAACTTCGGCTCGCGAATCGTCAACCAGATCAGCGGTGGTAACGACCCGCCGCCGTCGGCCTACCTGCCGACGACCTACACCCGGCCGCACAACCTGGCCGGCTCGTTCTCGATGACCTTCCCGAACGAGTGGAATGCGGGCTCGACCATGGGCTCCATCCTTGAGAACGTCGGCTTCTATGCGACGTTCCGTGTAGCCAGCGGCACGGCCTACACTCGCTGCCCGGTGGAAACCGGCAACGAGTCGGTGATCTCGACCGGCGTCTGCGCCCGTCAGTTCCAGGGCGACGTGAACGGTTCACGCCTGCCGACCTTCCGGAACGCCGACCTCCGGGTCACCAAGGGCTTCCGGTTCGGCGGGGTCGACCTGACCGGGTACGTGGACGTCCGCAACCTGTTCAACTTCACCAACACGACCGCGGTCTTCGCCGAGAACAACAGCATCCAGAACACGGCGGAGCTGAACGAAACGTGGTCGGGCGACTCCTCGGGCTACGCCGACGAGGCGAAGGCGAACAATGGTGGCAGCGCCTACACGGCCAACGGCGACATGATCCTGCCGAGCACCGGCGCCTGCGGCAACTGGGTCACCCAGGACGGCAAGGCGGCTGCGCCGAACTGCATCTACCTGATCCGGGCCGAGGAGCGTTTCGGCAACGGCGACGGCACGTTCACCCAGGCCGAGCAGCGGCGCGCGTCGGAAGCTCTGTACTACACCAACCGCAGCGAGGCGAGCTTCACCGCCGCGCCACGCCGGATCCGACTCGGGTTGGAGCTCAATTTCTAA
- a CDS encoding zf-HC2 domain-containing protein yields the protein MSHQKLDCAEALALLQDYLKEELTAENETRVASHLAACGHCLQHAHFERNFLAALERAARGTRCPDAVVSRIRQALRSTPPT from the coding sequence ATGAGCCACCAGAAGCTCGATTGTGCCGAGGCGCTCGCCCTCCTCCAGGACTACCTGAAGGAAGAGCTGACCGCCGAGAACGAGACCCGGGTCGCCAGCCACCTCGCGGCCTGCGGGCATTGCCTCCAGCATGCGCACTTCGAGCGCAATTTTCTGGCGGCGCTCGAGCGCGCGGCCAGGGGGACTCGCTGCCCTGACGCCGTCGTTTCACGCATCCGGCAGGCACTCCGGAGCACCCCACCGACCTGA